One stretch of Oncorhynchus tshawytscha isolate Ot180627B linkage group LG21, Otsh_v2.0, whole genome shotgun sequence DNA includes these proteins:
- the glra4a gene encoding glycine receptor, alpha 4a isoform X2 codes for MLPQVIRILYVLSFCFFQGGFIRPGSCKEEIKSSSRTVPSSQSPSDFLDKLMGKRSGYDARIRPNFKGPPVNVTCNIFINSFGSITETTMDYRLNVFLRQKWNDPRLAYQEYPDDSLDLDPSMLDSIWKPDLFFANEKGANFHEVTTDNKLLRIFQDGSVLYSIRLTLILSCPMDLKNFPMDIQTCTMQLESFGYTMNDLIFEWLAENPVQVADDLTLPQFVLKDEQDLGYCTKHYNTGKFTCIEVKFHLERQMGYYLIQMYIPSLLIVILSWVSFWINMDAAPARVGLGITTVLTMTTQSSGSRASLPKVSYVKAIDIWMAVCLLFVFAALLEYAAVNFVSRQHKEFIRLRKKQRRQRIEEELARDSRGFYFRGYGLGHCLQTKDGTTVEGATVFTPPPPAVSTVYDGEAVRQRFVDRAKRIDTISRAVFPLSFLFFNIFYWITYKVLRHEDIHANL; via the exons ACCGGGCTCCTGTAAGGAGGAGATAAAGTCCTCTAGTAGGACAGTCCCCTCCTCGCAGTCCCCGTCTGACTTCCTGGACAAGCTCATGGGGAAAAGGTCTGGCTATGACGCCCGCATCAGACCCAACTTCAAAG GTCCGCCTGTGAATGTCACCTGCAATATTTTCATCAACAGCTTTGGGTCCATCACGGAAACTACTATG GACTACAGGCTCAATGTGTTCCTACGGCAAAAGTGGAACGATCCCCGCTTGGCTTACCAGGAGTACCCAGACGACTCCTTGGACCTGGATCCTTCCATGTTGGACTCCATCTGGAAGCCTGACCTTTTCTTCGCTAACGAGAAGGGGGCTAACTTTCATGAGGTCACCACTGACAACAAACTGCTGCGGATCTTCCAAGATGGGAGTGTACTGTATAGCATCAG gCTGACTCTCATCCTGTCCTGCCCTATGGACTTAAAGAATTTCCCCATGGATATTCAGACCTGTACCATGCAGCTTGAAAGCT TTGGGTATACCATGAATGATCTGATCTTCGAGTGGTTGGCTGAGAACCCAGTGCAGGTGGCTGATGATCTGACACTCCCACAGTTTGTGCTGAAAGATGAGCAGGATCTAGGCTACTGCACCAAGCACTACAACACAG GTAAATTCACCTGCATCGAGGTTAAGTtccacctggagagacagatgggCTATTACCTGATCCAGATGTACATCCCCAGCCTGCTCATTGTCATCCTGTCCTGGGTCTCCTTCTGGATCAACATGGATGCTGCCCCGGCTAGAGTGGGCCTAGGCATCACCACCGTGCTCACTATGACCACCCAGAGCTCTGGGTCCCGGGCCTCTCTACCCAAG GTGTCCTACGTGAAGGCCATTGACATCTGGATGGCCGTGTGCTTGCTGTTCGTGTTCGCCGCACTGCTCGAGTACGCAGCAGTCAACTTTGTCTCACGGCAACACAAGGAGTTCATCAGACTGAGGAAGAAGCAGCGGCGGCAGAGAATA GAAGAGGAACTGGCGAGAGACAGCCGTGGGTTTTACTTCCGCGGCTACGGACTGGGTCACTGCCTACAGACCAAGGACGGAACAACTGTGGAGGGTGCAACAGTCTTCACCCCGCCACCCCCAGCGGTGTCCACTGTTTATGATGGCGAAGCGGTCCGCCAGCGCTTCGTGGACCGGGCCAAGCGCATCGACACGATATCCAGGGCCGTCTTCCCTCTGAGCTTCCTCTTCTTCAACATTTTCTACTGGATCACCTACAAAGTGCTGCGACACGAAGACATCCATGCAAACTTGTAA
- the glra4a gene encoding glycine receptor, alpha 4a isoform X1: MLPQVIRILYVLSFCFFQGGFIRPGSCKEEIKSSSRTVPSSQSPSDFLDKLMGKRSGYDARIRPNFKGPPVNVTCNIFINSFGSITETTMDYRLNVFLRQKWNDPRLAYQEYPDDSLDLDPSMLDSIWKPDLFFANEKGANFHEVTTDNKLLRIFQDGSVLYSIRLTLILSCPMDLKNFPMDIQTCTMQLESFGYTMNDLIFEWLAENPVQVADDLTLPQFVLKDEQDLGYCTKHYNTGKFTCIEVKFHLERQMGYYLIQMYIPSLLIVILSWVSFWINMDAAPARVGLGITTVLTMTTQSSGSRASLPKVSYVKAIDIWMAVCLLFVFAALLEYAAVNFVSRQHKEFIRLRKKQRRQRIAMALANQPGSVESLRKVNDLPSNSTTSTSYHGNLNQHCSACAREEELARDSRGFYFRGYGLGHCLQTKDGTTVEGATVFTPPPPAVSTVYDGEAVRQRFVDRAKRIDTISRAVFPLSFLFFNIFYWITYKVLRHEDIHANL, encoded by the exons ACCGGGCTCCTGTAAGGAGGAGATAAAGTCCTCTAGTAGGACAGTCCCCTCCTCGCAGTCCCCGTCTGACTTCCTGGACAAGCTCATGGGGAAAAGGTCTGGCTATGACGCCCGCATCAGACCCAACTTCAAAG GTCCGCCTGTGAATGTCACCTGCAATATTTTCATCAACAGCTTTGGGTCCATCACGGAAACTACTATG GACTACAGGCTCAATGTGTTCCTACGGCAAAAGTGGAACGATCCCCGCTTGGCTTACCAGGAGTACCCAGACGACTCCTTGGACCTGGATCCTTCCATGTTGGACTCCATCTGGAAGCCTGACCTTTTCTTCGCTAACGAGAAGGGGGCTAACTTTCATGAGGTCACCACTGACAACAAACTGCTGCGGATCTTCCAAGATGGGAGTGTACTGTATAGCATCAG gCTGACTCTCATCCTGTCCTGCCCTATGGACTTAAAGAATTTCCCCATGGATATTCAGACCTGTACCATGCAGCTTGAAAGCT TTGGGTATACCATGAATGATCTGATCTTCGAGTGGTTGGCTGAGAACCCAGTGCAGGTGGCTGATGATCTGACACTCCCACAGTTTGTGCTGAAAGATGAGCAGGATCTAGGCTACTGCACCAAGCACTACAACACAG GTAAATTCACCTGCATCGAGGTTAAGTtccacctggagagacagatgggCTATTACCTGATCCAGATGTACATCCCCAGCCTGCTCATTGTCATCCTGTCCTGGGTCTCCTTCTGGATCAACATGGATGCTGCCCCGGCTAGAGTGGGCCTAGGCATCACCACCGTGCTCACTATGACCACCCAGAGCTCTGGGTCCCGGGCCTCTCTACCCAAG GTGTCCTACGTGAAGGCCATTGACATCTGGATGGCCGTGTGCTTGCTGTTCGTGTTCGCCGCACTGCTCGAGTACGCAGCAGTCAACTTTGTCTCACGGCAACACAAGGAGTTCATCAGACTGAGGAAGAAGCAGCGGCGGCAGAGAATA GCCATGGCCTTGGCCAATCAACCGGGGAGTGTAGAGTCACTGAGGAAAGTGAACGACCTGCCTAGCAACAGCACTACCAGCACCAGCTACCACGGGAACCTGAATCAGCACTGCAGCGCCTGTGCCAGG GAAGAGGAACTGGCGAGAGACAGCCGTGGGTTTTACTTCCGCGGCTACGGACTGGGTCACTGCCTACAGACCAAGGACGGAACAACTGTGGAGGGTGCAACAGTCTTCACCCCGCCACCCCCAGCGGTGTCCACTGTTTATGATGGCGAAGCGGTCCGCCAGCGCTTCGTGGACCGGGCCAAGCGCATCGACACGATATCCAGGGCCGTCTTCCCTCTGAGCTTCCTCTTCTTCAACATTTTCTACTGGATCACCTACAAAGTGCTGCGACACGAAGACATCCATGCAAACTTGTAA